Within the Miscanthus floridulus cultivar M001 chromosome 2, ASM1932011v1, whole genome shotgun sequence genome, the region TTAAGGATATAAAGTCAGCTATTTTGCATTTAACGCTAGTATGAATAGTGCAAACTGAAGCTTCACTTAGAATTAACTAGGAGTCTAGGACTAGCAATTTAACTCTGCAGTACAGGCGTGCATGGCCGTATAGAAAATTATGTGTTCTTAGTTTGATTCTTTCACAGATTAATCAGTAAGCGAAAATATTTTGATGCACTTCGATTTACTAGTAAAGTTAGCAATTCTCACAAGAATTTTTTTTGAGATGGAAGGAGTTCTCACAAGAATTGGAACAAGCAACTATGCAAACATGCACTTACGATCTTCATTTCCTACTCATTATTTCTAATTGATTAGCAGTTCTTATCTTTGTGTATTCACTTATTCACCTTCAGGGTGCAATCAAATGCTGTAACCATGCACAAATACATCATTGAGTCCCTGGAGATGTTGAATTAACCATTTAGCCCTTGATTGCAAATAGAACCAATTGACCTTGAATTGCATGTGGGTGATTGTCCCTTTACCAGatcttgtactccctccattccaaactgtaagacgttttggctttttaagacacattgcttttactatgtatctagacatagtgtatatctaagtgcatagcaaaaactatgtatctagaaaagccaaagcatcttacaatttggaatggagcgaGTAGTACTTTAAATAATTTGGCGTATGACTTGTACACATTGAATCACAGGAATCTGTTCTTTCTTGTATCTGTTTCTTGAAGCCTGACTCTTACCTTTTAGGTTAACAATTTCTGGTTCCACGGGCATAGATATAGATAGCAGTTTCTGTCTCTCTGTCGTTTAGTTCGAATAGCACTAGTAACTTCAAGGATTTATATGAAACTGGCATGCTTAGGTCTGTAAGACTCGTGCTTTGCAATGCTGCATGGATCGTCCAAATTGTTCATAACGTTGGCCCTGAAATTAGTAAAAAACAGTGTTATTGTCATGAAAGTTCTCCATAACCCATTAACATTCTTGTGGGAGAACATGATCTCGGCACTCTCTAGTGCAACCTGTGCACTTCCTCAAAACCAAAAAGCTCAAGCGTCAGCAGGCTGGCTGCTGGCACGCATCATGCTGTTTGCTGTGTGGACATGTGATCTTTTTTTAGAGGTAGCCATTTCACGTGGTGGATATGAGAGAAATGTTTTTGTATATGCATTAGGCTGTGAGTTCCACTTCAATGTAGAAAGTCCATAGTTTGTGTGGGCTAGGAATAGGAGTTTATGACACATTATTTTTTGTGTCTTTGCAGAAAAGTGGAGCAACTGTCTGAAGAGGTTGATTCATTGAAGGAAACCCTTGATAAGCATTGTTTGCGTCAGAAAAAACGAATTCTGGAAGCAAAAGAAAGGGCTGAGCTATTTGAGAGAGCTGTAATAATTCCTTTGAGCAATAATATGGTCTTTTTCTTTCCCCGATATGATTTCATTGTTTAGTTAAAGAACTGAAAATTTGTTGACGCAGAATGGTGAATCTTCACATGTTCTCCGAATATTTGACGACGAAGCCCAAGCAAAGCAATCAGCTCGTAACTCCTCACGAATGCTTGAAGAAGCTTATGAGACAGGAGTGGCTATCCTTCACAAGTACGCTGACCAGAGGGATCGACTGAAGGTAACGCATATTGTTCATTCACGATAAAGCATCAGTTTGAAGTTGAACTGTGGACAGAGGATTACTGAATATGATCAATCCTAATGGCTCATAATGGTCTAATAACTTGTGCCTGCTAATAGCCATCTTCACTGCATTGCAGAGTGCTCAAAGGAAAGCTTTGGATGTCCTGAACACTGTTGGTCTATCAAACTCTGTTTTGAAGCTTATCGAGAGGCGGCACCGTGTGGACAAGTGGATCGCGTATGCTGGTATGATCATCACCATAGTGGTGATGATTGCATTTTGGCGGTTAACGCATTAGTGCCGGGCTGTGTTTGTTACATATTTCTATACGAGATATGATATGTACAATGTGCAAATGTGGGAAACGGGGCAGATTCACACGGTGCAGATTTTTCGCTGGTCGTGGACCAGTTCAGGTTTGCCTCGCCGGTCCTTCGCTAGCATAGTTGATGGCCTCATATGTAAAAGCAGATTCTTCACGGCATCTTTACAAAACCAATGCCGGCCCCCAAGTGGGTTAAATATTCAAATTCCTTTGTATGCTTGCCGCTGTGTAGTCTATTGCTACGACTTTCATGTAAGTACACAAGCTTTTGCCGGATACAGAAGAGAAATGGCGCTGTATTATTTCTGTACGAAATATTGTATTCGTAGCACACGAATGGGAACGTGCTCATCTGAATACATGTGAACTACAGGAATGAAATAGCATCTCAATAGCATAACCCTACCAAGCCTGCAGTTGAATAACACAAAAATACCGCAAACCTGTGAGACCTGAAGTTTCAGATGTAACTGAGAAAATATTTGTGTCTAGCATATGTTCCTCGTTAGGGACGACGGTTTTTTAGTCTTTCACCACCAAAAGGGTGACATGTTGAGGTTATTAGGTTAAAAAAGCGGCCAGTCCACTTTTTTCTTCTGGGCTGACTCATGGTTGAAATCCAAGCCCTTATTGTTTTAGTTATGTATACGAACATCACTGTAAGAGGATTCATTGAGAAACAACGGTTGATCTCATCTAGGAGATGGTTGCCACCTTTCTTGAATGATCAATGACAATGACTACGGTCCAAGGTTCTGATCAGCAGGATGCaggcttgttggtttcagccagcccaaaccagccagccaacagtgttttcctctcacaaaaaaccagcaccagccagcccaaaccagcccagaaaccaaccagcgaacaggccgggtATATGGAAAATGTTGAAGGTGACACTAATCTTACATTGTGCCATGCTCTTCCATATAGAGATCATAGGTACCCCCTCCATCCCAAAACTGTAACAATCAAATTTTGTCAAAAAATAGTTGTCATTCTCATTTTTCAATGCACCATTCTCTTCTCTCAAtacacttttttttcttttttcaatacATCTatgtctctctgtctctctactcTTACTTTCTGTGCACCACACATTTTCACCCATTCTTAATTTCTATGGCacaaccgtccgaaataacacgctttcggagaCGCTTGTttttcactagacactaagcaccccgaaagttagctacatcggacaggtCCGTCGAGCCCGCCCTCAGggaagaactcgaaacaatccacgttttaccgccaggatccaataatgagtacgagcttataatgcttagtctatttcatataacaagagttcttagaaattatttattataatacaagagttcagagtgcgataattaaacaacggaataaaaataagcatctagcgaaaacgatacaaggatccgtctgtgcccaccagaagaatcctccacacaagagctactcctcaagctgcacctacaataggggtaaaataaaccctgagtaaacaatgtactcgcaagacttacccgactagtgggaatagttttctgACTCCAAGCAATATGATAGGAAATATGGATTtgatgttttctttttgtttacgaaaaacattactaatagttaatccttacagtcaagttttattagcagtaatGATTACTtcgttagctaaccattctaggcaAGCACCGGTTCTACTTTCAaacaagggttaagcaatcagaaccatttcaccatctttcatcttccagttcttacaacgatgctagaccatagccaagtcgtaccgtctcacggaaACGGCGATTCACAAACCattgtatcccagctaggtacctcgaaacacacgtcccgtttgtaccccaggcacaaacaagaccaacccattccactcctgtcgaggggtccaggtctccgtccaaacttagactccaagcccccacactggagacccgatctcagtatggtgcttagacctccacctttccccgcctccaatcagtcggtctggaaagaaccagacccacgacaagagcgtaataaGCCTTCCcactcctataagcaagtatgtgctcaggataataagtttgtgacctgactaccatccacagcaacagacgatccttaatcgacacgaactggaaaaacagtgtaaccaagctaagccccgttggccgcgggacacaacctgttacacccaccaatatccataccatatccctgcgttgtctccatttttcctttcactcTTTTTATCATGAgggtaattataataatcacctattgtgagtaacggtaggttactcacgctattgaaaacctaagcatagcagctactcaaacctgtattagtaggactcataggacagttatatctatgcatgtggttttcataaaattcctgtaacataaatgcatatcacacacacacacacacatatatatatatatattcagtgattataaaaaataagggttatgcaccggtgcttgccttgggcaggcacggtgtcagctgagttagtcagtggcggctccgagacctcctcctgcacgagaatctgcttctcgtactcctcgacgatctcctcgaacttgtgatcgccggtggtcatgatctccgtcaactcgttctctacatgcatgcgatgatgatgcaacacttagcctttatacaacaacaactcttaaaataagaatacgtatactaagctactaagctagctctaatgactaaggttctaagctaactatcattttcatcaagtaaggtgttggattcaactaacaaacacctagctttacaatgaagaatatatctttatttgtactaatgatttaatgtatattgaaacaaagagcatttaactaccctaatgtttagtctattctaaagctacaaaaattatagtgagcatataataatacCATGATGCTGCTATAAATTTTtagggctaaagctatcaccaatttaccgcaaaaattcctataataattaacttaataatattgagcactctcaaatgatttaatagctcctagtatcaatatgtatatatatgaactaaatacactaacagatataacacaattttaggaacctaaccaaatttgttttataatttttggacacatacatgattttatatgatttaccaaagatcagcttaaaaattaaattagaaaactatttctaattccttatgaaaaagaaaaatggatTCTCCCGCGCGGCCCACGTGACACAGCGCGCACGACGGCCCGTAGGCGCGGCCCACGCGAGGCCAGCCCGCAGCGGGGAAATCCCGCGCGCGTCGAcgactttgcaaaagagacctcgaacttctcctgaattacaactaagtactaacaatatttccccctctctcaaaccttctcacttaacccctgatttttccctaattcacccgcgcgCATCCCGGTAACTCAGTGCACGGCGCCATGGGGAGCGGTGGCACTGAGCGCCTAcgccggccacctaggacctacgCGGGCCCACCTAACAGGTCGATCACTATCTCTGACCTGAGTGGCTACGCTAAGCGGCGGCGAGGAGTGGCGGGATGCGCTGGAGCGAGCTGTAGCGACGCGTGATCGTCCGCTACGGCGGCGCAGCTGCCCCGACGatctagagcacctaagaaccttaCTAGCTAGCGAGGGAGCATTTGTATACTACTGTGGACCTAGCCGAAGTGACGGTTAGGGTGGAGGATGATAGAGAAGGGCTAGCCACTGCGCTCGAGACGTGCGGCAGCGCACCACGGCGGCACGGTCGCGTCAGCGACGACGAGAAGGCAGTAGCGGTTTGGCTAAGGTGCGCAGGGTGGAAAGGGAGGCAAAGGCAAGTTAGTGGTGGAAGTGACTTGGTTCAGGAGGGACGGTAGGAGGAATTCCCTCGTCCACGGCCTAACGCGGCCTTATTGGCACGGCGGCGagcaaaactccaaattggagctcggcCGGGCACGGTTCAAGGCTGGGCGGGGTCAGGTAACCAGAGGACATGATGGCGAAGCCGTGGATACACTGAATTGAATGGAGATGATCGTTCACTGGGTAAACTGAATGGCATGGCTCATGGCGACAATAGagggagaaagagaaagagagggagacgGGGCACGACAAGTGGGCTTGGCTcgtccttgccttggtgggatTCGGTCGGCGTGAACGTGGAGGCACGCGCGCAGACGCTATGGACAAGCGCACGCGTCCTCGACCGGCATGGCCTGCGCGGCCGCAGTGTCTTAAATGACAAGGCGACAGCGAGcttggccacgtgcgcgcggcagAGGCGGCATCGCACTGACCGGCAGCGGCGCAGAGGGTACATCGGATAGGCACGGACGTGACGACGATGTGACGGCAGCGGGAGCGTCGCGGTGCGAGGCGGGTTGGCAGCGCGACGAGGCAGCAGTGCACGGACGTGACAACATGGTGATAGTACCGGTAGTGGCTTCGTCGTGGTGCGGGGCGGACGACAGCAGCTTTGCGCGGTGGGCTAGTGGCAGCCGATCCACAGCCAGGCTAAAGGCAGCCACGGCCGACTGCGCGTGGCAGCGCGCGCACGCGCGACCAACGCGGCGACGCCGAGGGCTCGAgcgtggtgaccacgcccacgCGGCCAACTAGTCCAAGACTgagtcgtgcacgaattttaaagcgcctaaaacaactaaacggttgcttcaggagccaaaccctcttcaccatgctcaagatggcatatgagactaccaaatcaaaGCCATAACACTACACCatcccttaacccaatctctcaaaataatttactAAGCATAGCAATGTTTAGCTGTTGAcagacttggaaattttctaagtcttttagctgaacttgatttcaatttgtaatttgtaggctagtagaaatattagctagtaatattattTTTCGATAGCAAGTATTtaactgtcatctacaaagtttgtacttcaaactttatttaagtatcacacacatgttctatagcattttcgcttaataaaaattagttttaaaccctacttgatatacatgaactattgaatcaactttcgtttaacatttttattagtcatttgaagttataagaaatttatctacacattctatcacatgcattaacacataaacatgatgctcatgacatgttttagtagatgatttaaggtgtaacaccgagggtgttgcaATTTCCATGTCTAAATCAAACACGTCAAATATTTTAGGACAAAGAGAGTAGTTATTATATGGTTAGCACTTTACTTTGATGGATTGATTGGGTAATAGGTTTCATACAAAACAGAATCTCAAATGTAATGGAATTAAAAATAAAGTAAAAGCTTAAAATCATAATTCAATTAAATAATGATTAAGACTACTAGTAATAAAAAACTACAAACAAGAAGAAATAATAAGAATAAATAACTAGATAATTACATTTTAAAAAGCAAGGTACTGGATTTGTTAGTTGGATGGTCATGTATATTTGGTTTTCGAGTTTGATATATAGCCTGAATTGGACTCGACAATAGTAGTTAGTAAGAAATGGACTTGTTATGACTGTAATAGAAATGAGGTTCGTTGAGCATTGTCCGAGAAAAAAGTAAGGGAATTAGGCTATTGGAGTTCCGACTTTCATTAATATTTAATAGTAGGTTACCACATAAGCATTTATGATGATATGATAACAttttaaaaaagagagaaaaattgGGTTTCGTGTAGATGAAACTCTCTTGGCTCAGTTTTGAACTCTAGATGACTCATGAAAAAATATATATCTGTGAAACTACATAATAAAACCATGCATTGAGAGTAGTTGCTTTTATCCATATTTTGTTACATTCTATCTTATATGGTATTCTTGTAAACAATGCTATAAAACACTCTACTAAGAATGGTCTTAGCATCCACCATGTTACAATACTCCATCTGTCCCAGAATAGATGATGTTATGGGATGCGTGCatatcaaactttctcaactttaactaggtttgtaaaaaatatgtgcaatatttatatatttaaataagtttattatgaaaatatattcaacgatctatctaatgatactaattatgcattataaatattaatattcttttatatataataggtcaaagttttaaaaaattGACTTCTCGAGAAAGGAGAATGacatctattttgggacagagggagtacacatGTAAGTGAAATATTTATTGCTGTCACATTTTTTTAAATACAACTTTGAGTACATTTTCTCCGTAATCATTTGCAAAACAAACAACAATTGTATTGATGGAGCCACTTGTAGAGTTATCCAGAGCCGATGATGGCAACACATTATTGctatgttcgcttggctgataaaccatgactaaatgtgttgttggctgatttattatgaaaaaaatattgttcattggctAAAAAATATGACTTATAAGACAATCGAATAGGATGTATATTGGTTgccattccttttttttttgtatcGTCGAGGCACCTCTACTAGTCCTGTGGGTTCTTCTGaggcccagtttagttgccgaaaattttggcaaaatgacactgtagcattttcgttgttatttggcaattagtgtcccatcatagtctaattaggcttaaaagattcgtctcgttgatttcgtctaaattgtgtaattagttttattttttatttatatttaatgcttcgtgcatgtgtctaaagattcgatgtgacggggaatcttgaaaaatttagcgtTTTAGAGGGGAACTAGACAGCCCCTGAGGAAACTCCATCTAGGTTCTTAGACAGGCGACGACGACGCTCAACATCGTGTCCTTTCTGGTGTCACCTAGAAGATCCTGCACTGCATTGATGGTTTTGTTGGTCCGCGTGGGACGTTAATGCTCGTAAGTAAGACTTGATTGAGTTTTTGACGTGGCCAGGCTCTCTCTAGTTCGCTACTTTGTTGTGGGCTTGCGGCACATCTTTGGTTCTCCTGCTTTGGTTGCGTAGTGCAACAAAGTTAGACAACGATGACATATTGTGTTTTCCTTCTCTAGAGGTCGTGGCTTGTTGCAAGTGATTAGCAGCGTGTTAGAGGCTTTGGCTGATATTTGACATAGGAAGTCGGAATTGTTTATCACTTGAACTTGTGATAAGCTCGACACCGGTGATATGCAGTGAACTTCGTTGGTTGTGTGTCATCTTGTGTGTAAGTGATGGGTTGCTTAGAGTTAATCGTCTGTATTGTCGTGTTTAAATTTTTTATTAGTTTTCCCTTTAATAAATTATGCGACTCTAAAGTTTTTAGACTTTGTAAACTaaaataattttattattttatttaatggACAGAGCTCCTACCGCtgtgtaaaaaaaaaacaaagttggTCGGTAGCGTTCACATGTCAAGACGACAGACTCATTGCTTCCGCCGCTCGTCGGTCCCTCACTACAGTCTCCACATCGCACCAGCTGAGCGCATCCTGACCGTCGATCCAGTCATCGGGTCCACCAAGCCGCTTGAGCGGTTTCCCCGCGAAAACGAGGCGGCCGCCCGGGCGAGCAGAGCGCAGCACAACCATAGGGATGAAAACCGTCGGAAACGGTCGGAAAACCTCTtaaccgttttctacttctacatttgaatacgaaaacgaaaacgaaagcggtaaAGCTGGACACAAAAACGAACACGAATTTACGGAATATCAAAAATTTCAaaaacgaactaattcgagcgaaattatatcgaacacggtcggtatacgaaaaattaatacggaatattgacccgtaggaccaagtgcataacaattaacaagtacataataatttacaagtcctataactttcttaaaaagtatctccattcgacacgatgtaaggaagatatgattttttttaaagcAACAAGCGCTTGTGCGTGATTAATATATCGCTgagtttgtttaattttttttgaacatcttcaagacatcaaatgaaaaaactaagaactaaaaagttgtagatctcgtcgagagctacaattttcatacaaaaatcatcttcatccgagattgtatgaaaaagatatgatttttctaaggttggacttgtcgtgggccaaatttggttcaaaccgaatttcgaattcgggatattccgaattaaaagtagaaaagtagaaaacggtaaAAAAAAATGTCTAAACCATTTTCGTTCCGattttgaatttgatgttccgaatttcgaaccgaattcgaatttgtctgaaaatacgaattcgatcggattaaatgtaAAAAACGATACGGCTCGGTACGGGAtatttccgtaccgttttcatccttacaaCCAACCAAAGCTTCCGTCCATCGTCCAGTCGCCCGTCCTGGAACCTGGAACCTGGAATCCGAGGCCACGTCCACGGTTCCTCGAAAATCCACCGGTGGTATCACCGCGCCGCGTCGTCGTGGACCTCCAGCCGAGCCCCGCCCCGCCTCCGTCATCAGCCCGTTCGCCTGGGGCTAAAATAATAGTAtacaatcgtggattattactgttaactagtttggtgtgagagaaaaatactattctaacagaaaatttatgatcgtttacgacccagcgaacaggctgcatgtcCATCGCCCGCGGTTTTTCACCACACCACCCACCCAGGCACCCGCTGGGATTGCCCGAGTCCGAACTAGCTGCCTTTATACTAACGTGCTGGTTCTGCTCCCCACCCCACGCATGCTCCTGATCATTCCCGGCCGCGCCGCGGTTCTTGAATGCTTTCGTCGGTGCGAGGGATCTGTGGACAACGGAAAGGGAGCTCTCGGCCGTCAATTTAAACCCCACCGGCCACCGCAACACCGGATTTAATTTGCTGGAAAGGCAGATCTTGATCTTGATCGGTTCTTGCTGCCGCTGCTACAAGCTGTTCGCTGTTGGGGGCTTGTACGTACGAACGTGTTGATGAAGACGACAGTGGAAGGGAACGGCGGCGCCCCGCCGGCCACGGTCAAGAGGCGGCGGAGGGATGCACCTGGCAGGCGCCGGAGCGGCGGcgtgagcgtgcggcggcgcgtgCAGGTGGACACGACGACCGCGCCAGCGCCGCTCCAGAGGCTGCTTGCCGCGTGCCGCCGCGCGTTCGGAGGCCCCGGGACCGTGCCGGCGCACGACGACGTCGCCCTCATCAGAGACATCCTCGGTACGTACGCCGCCCCGCCCTCATCATTAGCCATCGCATTGCATGATGCTCGGTATAAGCTGTAATTGCCATCAGTAGCAGTCTCTGGCACTTCAAGCTAAAAGCTGTGCAGATTGAAAGGTGTGAAATCTCTGATCTGTGCATGCGAGATGTGTAAACCTTATTATCAGCCGACACGGCTAGTAATCTTGTTCTTACTCGAAAGGAACATCGATCTTATCGACGCCCTCGTCATCAGCCTTCAATTCGGCTTCGGCCGGCCTGTATTGTGCAT harbors:
- the LOC136538541 gene encoding membrin-11-like — encoded protein: MEYSGGGATLSEMYQSARRLLLSARDGVARVERLASAPTSSSYSSAPLVGGGAAGDPAVAEEVRREVAQIQGLCAQMDRLWRSIPAKGQRDLWKRKVEQLSEEVDSLKETLDKHCLRQKKRILEAKERAELFERANGESSHVLRIFDDEAQAKQSARNSSRMLEEAYETGVAILHKYADQRDRLKSAQRKALDVLNTVGLSNSVLKLIERRHRVDKWIAYAGMIITIVVMIAFWRLTH